One genomic region from Amycolatopsis sp. FBCC-B4732 encodes:
- a CDS encoding TetR/AcrR family transcriptional regulator — MTDDVLWLRDEPPRPPRRNTPLTLERIITASIAELDAAGAERLTMRKLAERLEVTSTALYWHVATKEDLLDLALDHVVGEVPVPPPGSEPRPGLRTLLVGWRAAMLAHPWSPALLGRPLLGPNVLARTEFIQAKLVQAGLAGLELAAATRTLAGFVLGAAMADATWRRLDDPAAIAKVRAHILDSAERYPTLSSSGFVDAGWPDDELFVFGLDRVLDRLLAGT, encoded by the coding sequence ATGACCGACGACGTCCTCTGGCTGCGGGACGAGCCACCGCGACCGCCGAGGCGGAACACGCCGCTCACCCTGGAGCGGATCATCACCGCGTCGATCGCCGAACTCGACGCGGCGGGGGCGGAACGGCTGACGATGCGCAAGCTCGCCGAACGGCTCGAGGTGACTTCCACCGCGCTCTACTGGCACGTCGCGACCAAGGAAGACCTGCTCGACCTCGCGCTCGACCACGTCGTCGGCGAAGTACCGGTGCCCCCGCCCGGCTCGGAGCCCCGGCCCGGACTCCGGACGCTGCTCGTCGGCTGGCGCGCCGCGATGCTCGCCCATCCGTGGTCGCCCGCCCTGCTCGGCCGCCCGCTGCTCGGACCCAACGTGCTGGCGCGCACCGAGTTCATCCAGGCGAAGCTCGTCCAGGCCGGGCTGGCGGGGCTGGAACTCGCGGCCGCGACCCGCACGCTCGCCGGCTTCGTGCTCGGGGCGGCGATGGCGGACGCCACCTGGCGCCGGCTGGACGACCCGGCCGCGATCGCCAAGGTCCGCGCGCACATCCTCGATTCCGCCGAGCGCTACCCGACCCTCAGCTCGTCGGGGTTCGTCGATGCCGGGTGGCCGGACGACGAGCTGTTCGTCTTCGGCCTCGACCGGGTGCTCGACCGGCTTCTCGCCGGAACCTGA
- a CDS encoding SDR family NAD(P)-dependent oxidoreductase, which translates to MSDTESAPPNSWALVTGSTSGIGRATALKLAEDGYAIVVCGRDADRATETRKTIEAAGGRAVHLIADFADPAEVRRLIAGTREATAGGTVDVLVNNAGGGGFAPTEDTTEAMFDTAFALNVKAPYLLTGAFAPGMAERGRGAIVNVGSLSTTMAASGTSAFQAAKAALSMLTKSWTAEYGPRGVRVNSVEPGYVLTRVNEHIRDMFGGYLATLPAGRGARPGEVAEAIRFLVSPQASYIQGATLSVDGGKNAVVTM; encoded by the coding sequence ATGAGCGACACCGAATCCGCCCCACCGAACTCCTGGGCGCTCGTCACGGGTTCGACCAGCGGCATCGGGCGGGCGACCGCACTGAAGCTGGCCGAAGACGGGTACGCGATCGTCGTCTGCGGCCGCGACGCCGACCGGGCCACCGAAACCCGCAAGACCATCGAGGCCGCCGGCGGCCGCGCGGTCCACCTGATCGCCGACTTCGCCGACCCCGCCGAGGTCCGGCGGCTCATCGCCGGAACACGGGAAGCGACCGCGGGCGGCACCGTGGACGTCCTGGTCAACAACGCCGGCGGCGGTGGGTTCGCGCCCACCGAGGACACCACCGAAGCCATGTTCGACACGGCGTTCGCCCTCAACGTCAAAGCGCCCTACCTGCTGACCGGGGCGTTCGCTCCCGGCATGGCGGAACGCGGCCGCGGCGCGATCGTCAACGTCGGCAGTCTCAGCACCACCATGGCCGCCTCGGGAACCAGCGCCTTCCAAGCGGCGAAAGCCGCCCTGAGCATGCTGACCAAGTCGTGGACCGCCGAGTACGGCCCGCGTGGGGTGCGGGTCAACTCCGTCGAGCCCGGCTACGTCCTCACCCGCGTCAACGAGCACATCCGCGACATGTTCGGCGGTTACCTCGCCACGCTCCCGGCCGGCCGCGGCGCCCGACCCGGAGAAGTCGCCGAAGCCATCCGGTTCCTGGTTTCCCCGCAGGCGTCCTACATCCAGGGCGCGACCCTTTCCGTCGACGGCGGCAAAAACGCGGTCGTCACGATGTGA
- a CDS encoding NADP-dependent oxidoreductase: MKAVQFKQYGGPEVLELVDLPDPHPGPGQVRITVRAAGISASDTKIRRGELSFGATLPQTTGADVAGIVDEIGDGVTDLAVGDRVFGISDTQAATAEYALLTYRAPIPPSLGFVDAAGIPAALETATRGLDQLHVTAGTTLFVNGASGGVGTATVQLALARGARVIGSAGARNTGFLQTLGAEPVVYGDGMTDRVRALAPDGVDVALDVAGNGVLPELIALAGGDAKNVITVADFAGAEAHGVHFSNGFADGNAFHALATIGELIEAGKFWLPVERTFPLADIAEAHHAAETGHVRGRLVLIVN; the protein is encoded by the coding sequence ATGAAAGCAGTGCAGTTCAAACAGTACGGCGGCCCCGAAGTCCTCGAACTCGTCGACCTCCCCGACCCGCACCCCGGCCCCGGCCAGGTCCGGATCACCGTCCGCGCGGCCGGGATCAGCGCCAGCGACACCAAAATCCGCCGCGGCGAACTCAGCTTCGGCGCCACCCTCCCCCAAACCACCGGAGCCGACGTCGCCGGAATCGTCGACGAAATCGGCGACGGCGTCACCGACCTCGCCGTCGGCGACCGCGTCTTCGGGATCTCCGACACCCAGGCCGCGACCGCCGAATACGCGCTGCTGACCTACCGGGCACCGATCCCGCCCTCGCTCGGGTTCGTCGACGCGGCCGGCATCCCCGCGGCTCTCGAAACCGCCACCCGCGGCCTCGACCAGCTCCACGTCACCGCCGGCACCACCCTGTTCGTCAACGGCGCCTCCGGCGGCGTCGGCACCGCGACCGTCCAGCTCGCCCTCGCCCGCGGCGCCCGGGTCATCGGCTCCGCCGGCGCCCGCAACACCGGCTTCCTGCAGACCCTGGGCGCGGAACCGGTCGTCTACGGGGACGGCATGACCGACCGCGTCCGCGCGCTCGCTCCCGACGGCGTCGACGTCGCCCTCGACGTCGCCGGCAACGGCGTCCTGCCCGAGCTCATCGCCCTCGCCGGAGGCGACGCGAAGAACGTCATCACCGTCGCAGACTTCGCCGGCGCCGAAGCGCACGGCGTGCACTTCAGCAACGGCTTCGCCGACGGCAACGCCTTCCACGCCCTCGCCACCATCGGCGAACTCATCGAAGCCGGCAAGTTCTGGCTGCCGGTCGAACGGACCTTCCCCCTGGCCGACATCGCCGAAGCCCACCACGCCGCCGAAACCGGCCACGTCCGCGGCCGCCTGGTCCTCATCGTCAACTGA
- a CDS encoding CsbD family protein, with protein MSLGDKIGNKAEDFGGKAKETAGTVTGDDELRAEGQADQAKAGVKDAVENVKDAVGDAVDKVKNVLKKD; from the coding sequence ATGTCGTTGGGCGACAAGATCGGGAACAAGGCCGAAGACTTCGGCGGCAAGGCCAAGGAGACGGCGGGCACGGTCACCGGCGACGACGAGCTGCGCGCCGAAGGCCAGGCCGACCAGGCCAAGGCCGGTGTGAAGGACGCGGTCGAGAACGTCAAGGACGCGGTCGGCGACGCGGTCGACAAGGTCAAGAACGTCCTGAAGAAGGACTGA
- a CDS encoding LuxR C-terminal-related transcriptional regulator codes for MITQLSSSAVICRRSDGVFRMMDIRMPGVDGLRATELLAGPGVPEPLHAVMVTTFGLDENVHAALRAGACGFLLKDAGPNLLVEAVHAAANGEAMVSSAITARLLEHFARRGPGRAGTPENPLTPRESDVVQAVARGQTNEEICRSLVVSMPTVKTHIGAVIAIWAWESGLVR; via the coding sequence CTGATCACCCAGCTCAGCTCGTCCGCTGTAATCTGCCGCCGCAGCGACGGCGTCTTTCGGATGATGGACATTCGGATGCCCGGCGTGGACGGGCTGCGGGCTACGGAGCTACTGGCCGGCCCGGGCGTCCCGGAGCCACTGCACGCCGTGATGGTCACGACGTTCGGGCTGGACGAGAACGTGCACGCGGCGCTGCGGGCCGGCGCCTGCGGGTTCCTGCTCAAGGACGCGGGGCCGAACCTGCTCGTCGAAGCCGTGCACGCGGCCGCGAACGGCGAGGCGATGGTCTCCTCCGCGATCACCGCGCGGCTGCTGGAGCACTTCGCGCGCCGCGGTCCCGGACGGGCCGGCACCCCGGAAAACCCGCTCACGCCCCGGGAATCCGATGTCGTGCAAGCTGTGGCGCGCGGTCAGACCAACGAGGAGATCTGCCGCTCACTCGTGGTGTCGATGCCCACGGTCAAGACCCACATCGGCGCGGTCATCGCCATCTGGGCCTGGGAAAGCGGGCTGGTCCGCTGA
- a CDS encoding Asp23/Gls24 family envelope stress response protein: protein MAETTTKTPATTEATGALVTSQGSTTIADTVVQKIAGLATREVSGVHSLGGGAARAFSAIRERIPGATASAGQGVSVEVGEKQAAVDLQVVVEYGVSIADLSRSVRRNVITAVEQMTGLEVVEVNIAVGDLNLPGDDADEQSTDTGRVQ, encoded by the coding sequence ATGGCCGAGACGACCACGAAGACCCCCGCCACCACCGAGGCGACCGGCGCCCTCGTCACCAGCCAAGGCTCGACCACGATCGCCGACACCGTGGTGCAGAAGATCGCCGGTCTGGCCACCCGTGAGGTGTCCGGCGTGCACTCCCTCGGTGGCGGTGCCGCCCGTGCCTTCTCCGCGATCCGGGAGCGCATCCCGGGTGCGACCGCCTCCGCGGGGCAGGGCGTCTCGGTCGAGGTCGGCGAGAAGCAGGCCGCGGTCGACCTGCAGGTCGTCGTGGAGTACGGCGTGTCCATCGCCGACCTCTCACGCTCGGTGCGGCGTAACGTGATCACCGCCGTCGAGCAGATGACCGGCCTCGAGGTCGTCGAGGTCAACATCGCCGTCGGCGACCTCAACCTCCCCGGCGACGACGCCGACGAGCAGAGCACCGACACCGGCCGGGTGCAGTGA
- a CDS encoding PPOX class F420-dependent oxidoreductase, producing the protein MFTDKEVQYLHDQPLCRVATAQPDGTLQVSPVGFTYNPDTQTIDLMGLDLRKSRRFRNVADNGRIALVIDDVPSTDPWRVRSLEIRGHAEALTDVETPGHHDNAMIRVHPKRIIAIGVEDWDVDYTQQTPHSRNV; encoded by the coding sequence ATGTTCACCGATAAGGAAGTCCAATACCTGCACGACCAGCCCCTGTGCCGGGTGGCCACCGCACAGCCCGACGGCACCCTCCAGGTCAGCCCGGTCGGCTTCACCTACAACCCCGACACGCAGACCATCGACCTGATGGGCCTCGACCTCCGCAAGAGCCGCCGCTTCCGCAACGTCGCCGACAACGGCCGCATCGCCCTCGTCATCGACGACGTCCCCAGCACCGACCCCTGGCGAGTCCGCTCCCTGGAAATCCGCGGCCACGCCGAAGCGCTCACCGACGTCGAAACCCCCGGACACCACGACAACGCGATGATCCGCGTCCACCCGAAACGCATCATCGCCATCGGCGTCGAAGACTGGGACGTCGACTACACCCAGCAAACCCCCCACAGCCGCAACGTCTGA
- a CDS encoding YdcF family protein, whose product MAALFLVVALVSIRQDRRRFRNAVLLGLAVASLIIALLGDIDRLPLDVAGTVVFFVLLIPLITVLVLAVFLLANGVTMIRRESRSLGNLLSFLTGLGLFALVVLLIAAEYTQHPAIGAVAVSALAAVAYVSFLFCCYLGYAFLYGRLRVRSGVDFVVVLGSRIINGRIPPLLASRLDKAIALYRNERDQGGKPIVITSGGQGTDENQPESHAMADYLVAHGVPDGEVLREDRSATTAQNLTFSRELMRQHRPEHRCVVVTNNFHAFRTAILARTAKVNGQVVGAPTALYYWPSATIREFTAILMEHRLVNFGVTGLLALTGFLAALP is encoded by the coding sequence TTGGCCGCGCTGTTCCTCGTCGTGGCGCTGGTGAGCATCCGTCAAGACCGCCGTCGGTTCCGCAACGCGGTCCTGCTCGGCCTGGCCGTCGCCAGCCTCATCATCGCGCTGCTCGGCGACATCGACCGGCTTCCCCTCGACGTGGCCGGCACCGTCGTGTTCTTCGTCCTCCTGATACCGCTGATCACGGTCCTGGTGCTGGCGGTCTTCCTGCTCGCCAACGGTGTGACCATGATCCGGCGCGAGAGCAGGTCACTGGGCAACCTCCTCTCCTTCCTCACCGGCCTGGGCCTGTTCGCCCTCGTCGTCCTGCTGATCGCCGCCGAGTACACCCAGCACCCGGCCATCGGCGCGGTCGCCGTTTCGGCGCTGGCCGCCGTGGCCTACGTGAGCTTCCTGTTCTGCTGCTACCTGGGTTACGCCTTCCTCTACGGCCGGCTCCGCGTCCGTTCCGGCGTCGACTTCGTGGTCGTGCTCGGCTCCCGGATCATCAACGGCAGAATCCCGCCGCTGCTGGCCTCCCGGCTCGACAAAGCGATCGCCCTCTACCGGAACGAACGGGACCAGGGTGGCAAGCCGATCGTCATCACCTCAGGCGGCCAGGGAACGGACGAAAACCAGCCCGAATCCCACGCCATGGCCGACTACCTCGTCGCGCACGGCGTTCCCGACGGCGAGGTGCTCCGCGAAGACCGCTCGGCGACCACCGCGCAAAACCTCACCTTCAGCCGCGAACTCATGCGGCAACACCGGCCTGAGCACCGGTGCGTGGTCGTCACCAACAACTTCCACGCCTTCCGCACCGCGATCCTCGCCCGCACGGCGAAGGTGAACGGTCAGGTCGTCGGCGCCCCCACCGCCCTCTACTACTGGCCCAGCGCCACCATCCGGGAGTTCACCGCCATCCTCATGGAGCACCGGCTGGTCAACTTCGGAGTGACGGGGCTGCTCGCGCTCACCGGCTTCCTGGCCGCTCTCCCCTGA
- a CDS encoding alkaline shock response membrane anchor protein AmaP, which produces MNRPAGLNRTLLAILGLLLLAAGAIPAAIRFHWLPALGADRPIVPGTELPPTWAWYVAAAAGIVVALAGLRWLAAQLIRKPGNRTWHFETDTGTTDLATTTAVAPFAEEVRGYSGVRTATASLTGSRDHPDLLVVVSVEQDGDPAEIRDRIRDEGVPRLCQALDLDDLPTRVELRFTTAAGSRVA; this is translated from the coding sequence GTGAACCGTCCCGCCGGACTCAACCGCACCCTGCTCGCCATCCTCGGGCTGCTCTTGCTCGCCGCCGGCGCGATCCCGGCCGCGATCCGTTTCCACTGGCTCCCGGCGCTCGGCGCGGACCGGCCGATCGTGCCAGGCACCGAGCTGCCGCCGACTTGGGCGTGGTACGTGGCCGCGGCCGCCGGGATCGTCGTCGCGCTGGCCGGGCTGCGCTGGCTGGCCGCCCAGCTGATCCGCAAACCCGGCAACCGCACCTGGCACTTCGAAACCGACACCGGCACCACGGACCTGGCCACCACCACGGCCGTCGCCCCGTTCGCCGAAGAAGTGCGCGGTTACTCGGGCGTGCGCACCGCGACGGCGTCCCTCACCGGCTCCCGCGACCACCCGGACCTGCTCGTGGTCGTCTCGGTCGAGCAGGACGGCGACCCGGCCGAGATCCGCGACCGCATCCGCGACGAGGGGGTGCCGCGGCTGTGCCAGGCCCTGGACCTCGACGACCTGCCCACCCGCGTCGAACTGCGCTTCACCACCGCAGCCGGCTCCCGCGTCGCCTGA
- a CDS encoding DUF6286 domain-containing protein, translating to MKRRPRRSTPAALTALVVTATGALAAIVAVQMILGERPWLDYGATARRLHDLHWADLPVVITGGAVALLGLVLVFAAVLPGKLTVLPLRGDLDSGASRHSYGSTLRAAAARVDGVEKVRLKVRRRSVRVRVRTRRTRPDGIADAVRVAVAERLDRIDPVRRPEVKVRLRAVRSTS from the coding sequence GTGAAACGCCGCCCACGCCGCAGCACCCCGGCTGCGCTGACCGCGCTGGTCGTGACCGCGACCGGCGCGCTCGCCGCGATCGTCGCCGTCCAGATGATCCTCGGCGAGCGCCCGTGGCTGGACTACGGCGCCACCGCACGGCGGCTGCACGACCTGCATTGGGCCGACCTGCCCGTCGTCATCACCGGCGGGGCCGTCGCGCTGCTCGGCCTGGTCCTGGTGTTCGCGGCGGTGCTACCGGGCAAGCTCACCGTGCTGCCGCTGCGCGGTGACCTGGACTCAGGCGCCTCGCGCCACAGCTACGGCTCCACCCTCCGGGCCGCCGCGGCGCGGGTCGACGGCGTGGAGAAAGTGCGGCTGAAGGTGCGACGGCGCAGCGTCCGCGTCCGGGTGCGGACGCGCCGCACCCGCCCCGACGGGATCGCCGACGCGGTCCGCGTCGCCGTCGCGGAGCGGCTCGACCGGATCGATCCGGTCCGCCGTCCCGAGGTCAAGGTCCGTCTCCGCGCAGTGAGGAGCACGTCGTGA
- a CDS encoding Asp23/Gls24 family envelope stress response protein, translating into MTTTVPAEERGDLVIAGHAVERIAAHAARELDDVRGAAGRVLGVALGGEDAGRSVKVDAEVDGDRVRLATRLSITYPASVARTTEQARTHLRERVSALTGLDVERVDITVTALHPPATSSRRVS; encoded by the coding sequence ATGACCACCACCGTGCCCGCCGAAGAGCGGGGTGACCTGGTCATCGCCGGCCACGCGGTCGAACGGATCGCCGCGCACGCCGCCCGCGAGCTCGATGACGTCCGCGGCGCCGCCGGGCGGGTGCTGGGGGTCGCGCTAGGCGGCGAAGACGCCGGGCGCTCGGTCAAGGTCGACGCGGAGGTCGACGGCGACCGGGTGCGGCTGGCCACGCGGCTGTCGATCACCTACCCGGCGTCGGTCGCCCGCACCACCGAACAGGCCCGGACCCACTTGCGTGAGCGGGTGAGCGCATTGACTGGGCTCGACGTCGAACGGGTGGACATCACCGTCACCGCACTGCACCCGCCGGCCACGTCCTCGAGGAGGGTGTCGTGA
- a CDS encoding triacylglycerol lipase, with protein MHLLSLVVAAAIVAGVEVAAPALPVAAADPAYLTKEATFGTVANGWDKVERYRDTTAGFADEQYPPDGRGNQDGQRLTFFGGVTQPSSSRFLLYSAPGWSTGAKATPVLLVHGANDNPDRAWANPNESGGFGCGSATCPSTGLMQYLSSRGYRVFAIGFAHKQGENRQQAQQVGDAIALIKARLGVSQVDLVGWSKGELSTRMYVSSVKPPWGRAYAGDVRKLITLGGPNGGFDYPFAHGYAHDLSIWPECGVNINAPSPHTRMTCYGRYTYHPELSITPTAGWDTYPGQRQMLARFDSTFGVDGSQQDWYTTYYGGQGFYTDGTGIQAAIDAGSMISTIQSAGTPASVSVYLLAGGSPSIVGVFNENRGPSDGIVFTTSALDSTGIGHLAATALVGSVNHLQLGWASASMSQVTSWLA; from the coding sequence GTGCACCTGCTCAGCCTGGTGGTCGCTGCGGCCATCGTCGCCGGTGTGGAGGTCGCCGCGCCGGCCTTGCCGGTTGCCGCCGCTGATCCCGCCTACCTGACCAAGGAGGCGACATTCGGCACCGTCGCCAACGGGTGGGACAAGGTGGAGCGGTACCGCGACACCACGGCGGGATTCGCCGACGAGCAGTACCCGCCGGACGGACGGGGCAACCAGGACGGGCAGCGGCTGACCTTCTTCGGCGGCGTGACGCAGCCGTCCTCGTCGCGGTTCCTGCTCTACTCCGCACCCGGCTGGTCGACCGGTGCGAAGGCCACGCCGGTGCTGCTCGTCCACGGTGCCAACGACAACCCCGACCGGGCATGGGCCAATCCGAACGAATCCGGCGGCTTCGGATGCGGCTCGGCGACCTGCCCGTCGACCGGGCTGATGCAGTACCTCAGCTCGCGCGGGTACCGGGTGTTCGCCATCGGCTTCGCGCACAAGCAGGGCGAGAACCGCCAGCAGGCACAGCAGGTCGGCGACGCGATCGCGCTGATCAAGGCACGGCTGGGCGTGAGCCAGGTCGACCTGGTCGGCTGGAGCAAGGGCGAGCTGTCCACCCGGATGTATGTCTCCTCGGTGAAGCCCCCGTGGGGACGGGCCTACGCCGGCGACGTGCGCAAGCTGATCACCCTCGGCGGACCGAACGGTGGCTTCGACTACCCGTTCGCGCACGGCTACGCGCACGACCTGTCGATCTGGCCGGAGTGCGGCGTCAACATCAACGCGCCGAGCCCGCACACCAGGATGACGTGTTACGGCAGGTACACCTACCACCCGGAACTGTCGATCACACCCACAGCCGGCTGGGACACTTACCCCGGGCAGCGGCAGATGCTGGCCCGCTTCGACAGCACGTTCGGCGTGGACGGCTCGCAACAGGACTGGTACACGACCTACTACGGCGGCCAGGGTTTCTACACCGACGGGACGGGCATCCAGGCCGCGATCGACGCCGGCTCGATGATCTCCACCATCCAGTCCGCCGGCACCCCGGCCAGCGTCTCGGTGTACTTGCTGGCCGGTGGCTCGCCGAGCATCGTCGGCGTGTTCAACGAGAACCGCGGCCCGAGCGACGGCATCGTGTTCACGACCAGCGCGTTGGACAGCACCGGCATCGGCCACCTCGCCGCGACCGCGCTGGTCGGATCGGTGAACCACTTGCAGCTGGGCTGGGCATCGGCGTCGATGTCCCAGGTGACCAGCTGGCTGGCGTGA
- a CDS encoding alpha/beta fold hydrolase, producing the protein MTTLLDGITSAKVPTDRLTVHVLEVAGREHGEPVVFVHGNVSSAAFWQESMLDLPPRYRPIAVDLRGFGGTDPLPVDATRGVRDYADDVAATLAALGIDAAHLAGWSLGGGVVLQLLREHPAVARTVTLVNPVSPYGFGGTKGADGELVDAAGTGSGGGGANPDFVARLKDGDTSDESPFSPRQVLLAFYVKPPFRPARLDDFVESMLTTRVGDDHYPGDFAATDAWPGVAPGTRGVLNTLAPGNFRLDDLDAIEPKPPILWMRGADDQIVSDTSLFDLAHLGRLGAVPGWPGGDTHPAQPMVTQTRAVLDRYAATGGDYREVVIADTGHSPHIENPKEFSAALLEGLAKG; encoded by the coding sequence GTGACCACACTCCTCGACGGAATCACTTCGGCGAAGGTGCCGACCGACCGGCTGACCGTGCACGTGCTGGAGGTGGCCGGCCGGGAGCACGGCGAGCCGGTCGTGTTCGTCCACGGCAACGTCTCATCCGCCGCCTTCTGGCAGGAGTCGATGCTCGACCTGCCGCCGCGGTACCGTCCGATCGCGGTGGACCTGCGCGGCTTCGGCGGCACCGACCCGTTGCCGGTGGACGCGACGCGGGGCGTGCGCGACTACGCCGACGACGTGGCCGCCACGCTGGCCGCGCTGGGCATCGACGCCGCGCACCTGGCCGGCTGGAGTCTGGGCGGCGGCGTGGTGCTGCAGCTGCTGCGCGAGCACCCCGCGGTCGCGCGCACCGTGACGCTGGTCAACCCGGTCTCGCCCTACGGCTTCGGCGGTACCAAGGGTGCGGACGGCGAGCTGGTCGACGCGGCGGGCACGGGCTCGGGCGGCGGGGGCGCCAACCCCGACTTCGTCGCCCGGCTCAAGGACGGCGACACCTCGGACGAGTCGCCGTTCTCCCCGCGGCAGGTGCTGCTGGCCTTCTACGTCAAACCCCCGTTCCGCCCCGCCCGCCTCGACGACTTCGTCGAGTCGATGCTCACCACCCGGGTCGGCGACGACCACTACCCCGGCGACTTCGCCGCGACCGACGCGTGGCCGGGCGTCGCGCCGGGCACCCGTGGCGTGCTCAACACCCTGGCGCCCGGCAACTTCCGCCTCGACGACCTCGACGCGATCGAGCCCAAGCCTCCGATCCTCTGGATGCGGGGCGCCGACGACCAGATCGTGTCCGACACCTCCCTGTTCGACCTCGCCCACCTCGGCCGGCTCGGCGCGGTGCCCGGCTGGCCGGGCGGGGACACCCATCCCGCGCAGCCGATGGTCACCCAGACCAGAGCCGTCCTCGACCGCTACGCGGCGACGGGCGGCGACTACCGTGAAGTGGTCATCGCGGACACCGGGCACAGCCCGCACATCGAGAATCCGAAGGAGTTCTCGGCGGCACTGCTCGAGGGGTTGGCCAAGGGCTGA
- a CDS encoding DHA2 family efflux MFS transporter permease subunit, which produces MKSEAVPNRWLALVVLSLAQLTVILDSTIVNIALPTAQHDLAFSDDNRQWVVTGYALAFGSLLLLGGRLCDLFGRKRLFTIGMLGFAAASALGGAADGFTLLLIARIAQGAFAAVLAPAALSMVSVTFADNADERGRAFGVFGAISGAGGALGLLLGGVLTQHLSWRWCLYVNVVIAAIAVAGALLFLVDHARPERTRLDLAGTVLALLGLFGVVYGLGNAATRGWTDLWTLGPTVFGLLLVGAFVLVERQVRNPLLPLSVVLDRDRGASYLTIGISGTGGFAVFLFVTYYLADTLKFTPVQSGLAFLPMVVLVMAGAVVSGAVLLPRVGPRPIVPIGSLLAAAGMVLLTGIDTDSTYPGGVLPALLLIGLGLGLIFGPGQNAATSGVRPHETGVASAMANITQQVGGSIGLAVFSSLGATATTSYLTAHAATGSDPATLAAATFAGYHFVFWIAAALFFAGALLAAGLFRRGPLPVTPEPVLTH; this is translated from the coding sequence ATGAAATCCGAAGCCGTTCCGAACCGGTGGCTCGCGCTGGTCGTCCTGAGCCTGGCCCAGCTGACCGTGATCCTGGACTCCACGATCGTCAACATCGCCCTGCCGACCGCGCAGCACGACCTGGCGTTCTCCGACGACAACCGGCAATGGGTGGTCACCGGCTACGCCCTCGCCTTCGGCAGCCTCCTGTTGCTGGGCGGCCGGCTCTGCGACCTCTTCGGTCGCAAAAGGCTGTTCACCATCGGCATGCTGGGCTTCGCCGCCGCCTCCGCCCTCGGCGGCGCAGCGGACGGCTTCACCCTGCTGCTCATCGCCCGCATCGCGCAGGGTGCGTTCGCGGCCGTGCTCGCCCCGGCCGCGCTGTCGATGGTGTCGGTGACCTTCGCCGACAACGCCGACGAACGCGGCCGGGCCTTCGGCGTCTTCGGCGCCATCTCCGGCGCCGGCGGCGCACTCGGCCTGCTCCTGGGCGGCGTCCTCACCCAGCACCTGTCCTGGCGCTGGTGCCTCTACGTCAACGTGGTCATCGCCGCGATCGCCGTCGCCGGCGCCCTGCTCTTCCTCGTCGACCACGCCCGCCCGGAACGCACCCGGCTCGACCTCGCCGGCACCGTCCTCGCGCTGCTCGGCCTGTTCGGTGTCGTCTACGGCCTCGGCAACGCCGCCACCCGCGGCTGGACCGACCTGTGGACCCTCGGTCCGACCGTGTTCGGGCTGCTGCTCGTCGGTGCGTTCGTCCTGGTCGAACGCCAGGTCCGCAACCCGCTGCTGCCGCTGTCGGTGGTCCTGGACCGCGACCGCGGCGCCTCCTACCTGACCATCGGGATCTCCGGCACCGGCGGCTTCGCCGTGTTCCTCTTCGTCACCTACTACCTCGCCGACACCCTGAAGTTCACCCCGGTGCAGAGCGGCCTGGCGTTCCTGCCCATGGTCGTCCTCGTCATGGCCGGCGCGGTCGTCTCCGGAGCCGTGCTGCTCCCCCGCGTCGGCCCCCGCCCGATCGTCCCGATCGGCAGCCTCCTCGCCGCGGCCGGCATGGTCCTGCTCACCGGCATCGACACGGACTCGACCTACCCCGGCGGGGTGCTCCCGGCCCTGCTCCTCATCGGCCTCGGCCTCGGCCTGATCTTCGGACCCGGCCAGAACGCCGCCACCAGCGGCGTGCGGCCGCACGAAACCGGCGTCGCCTCGGCGATGGCCAACATCACCCAGCAAGTCGGCGGCTCGATCGGCCTCGCGGTGTTCAGCTCCCTCGGCGCGACCGCCACCACGAGCTACCTCACCGCCCACGCGGCGACCGGGAGCGACCCCGCCACCCTCGCCGCGGCGACCTTCGCCGGCTACCACTTCGTGTTCTGGATCGCCGCCGCGCTGTTCTTCGCCGGTGCCCTGCTCGCCGCCGGCCTCTTCCGCCGTGGCCCGCTCCCGGTCACCCCTGAACCCGTGCTCACCCACTGA